A window from Fundidesulfovibrio magnetotacticus encodes these proteins:
- a CDS encoding amino acid ABC transporter permease, whose protein sequence is MAPEIPDRPPPRLETGAFGWVRRNLLWPWYNAVLTALSLLLAWSAAKPFWNWAVANATLTLDPAVARQHTGAAWGYIRDTWPIFMTGIYPAEERWRPLAALVLVLALAGLSLLPRLRRGRALRLAWLASPLAVFALIHGGGFTGLPAVETHYWGGLMLTVLLSVVAMAAAFPLSVLLALGRTSELPVARPFCVAYIEVVRGVPLITILFMASVVLPLFLPSDVKLDKVMRAMVGITLFFAAYLAENIRGGLQGIPKGQYEAADALGMGYWKKMTVVILPQALRIVIPPMVNNFIAILKDTSLVGIVGLMDLLQIAFATTSSPKWFGRLEEANVFIAFWYWVLCYGMSSYSARLERKIPSADR, encoded by the coding sequence ATGGCCCCCGAAATCCCCGACAGGCCCCCGCCGCGCCTGGAGACCGGCGCTTTCGGATGGGTCCGGCGCAACCTGCTCTGGCCCTGGTACAACGCCGTGCTCACGGCCCTGTCGCTCCTGCTGGCGTGGTCGGCCGCGAAACCTTTCTGGAACTGGGCCGTGGCCAACGCCACCCTCACCCTGGACCCGGCCGTGGCCAGGCAGCACACCGGCGCGGCCTGGGGCTACATCCGCGACACCTGGCCCATCTTCATGACCGGCATCTACCCCGCCGAGGAACGCTGGCGGCCCCTGGCGGCCCTTGTGCTGGTGCTGGCCCTGGCGGGGCTCAGCCTTCTGCCCCGCCTGCGCCGGGGCCGGGCGTTGCGCCTGGCGTGGCTGGCCTCGCCCCTGGCGGTGTTCGCCCTGATCCACGGCGGCGGCTTCACGGGGCTGCCCGCCGTGGAGACCCACTACTGGGGCGGGCTGATGCTCACGGTGCTCCTCTCGGTGGTGGCCATGGCGGCGGCCTTTCCCCTGAGCGTGCTCCTGGCCCTGGGGCGCACCTCGGAGCTGCCCGTGGCCCGGCCCTTCTGCGTGGCCTACATCGAGGTGGTGCGCGGCGTGCCGCTCATCACCATCCTCTTCATGGCCTCGGTGGTGCTGCCGCTCTTTCTGCCCTCGGACGTGAAGCTCGACAAGGTGATGCGCGCCATGGTGGGCATCACGCTCTTCTTCGCGGCGTATCTCGCCGAGAACATCCGGGGCGGTCTCCAGGGCATCCCCAAGGGCCAGTACGAGGCCGCCGACGCCCTGGGCATGGGCTACTGGAAGAAGATGACCGTGGTCATCCTGCCCCAGGCCCTGCGCATCGTCATCCCGCCCATGGTGAACAACTTCATCGCCATCCTCAAGGACACGTCCCTGGTGGGCATCGTGGGCCTCATGGACCTGTTGCAGATTGCCTTCGCCACCACGTCGAGCCCCAAGTGGTTCGGCCGCCTGGAGGAGGCCAACGTCTTCATCGCCTTCTGGTACTGGGTGCTCTGCTACGGCATGTCCAGCTACAGCGCCCGCCTGGAACGCAAGATCCCCTCGGCGGACAGATAG
- a CDS encoding sensor domain-containing diguanylate cyclase, translating into MPIRTKASHAFPMKLPLAQRLRHLLAARLVGVLLAVLVAVLAAGILVTTARVRQTMAEGRQKAIAAGQALVKNIDHELDSHVYNVMAMRNVAESCLSGYLTRPGNPADRLRRLPERDGYAALPPGKDEDRQAHGRMVGLGRTPGPDDPVVEEMRMAEALAPLMRAIRDRSPDTPWVYYTSANAFMYLFPSEEAEEFYFTPDLLEMEFLTGATPQANPSRATFWTKPYTDVAGKGQMATVSAPIYQGDSFRGSVSIDVSVKNLQYIMDMYPLPGVNAVLVSDDGQQLARHTFANIPHGAKGYEFHSLPLKLVPWRIELAVDERRLLQDALKDQAALIIGMLLIASVLLFSALLARHARRVRDISIHDGLTGLFNRRHFDEIASYHFDAARRGLVRMGMILADVDYFKKFNDAYGHQKGDRALAGVAEALENTLQRGTDLAFRVGGEEFLILVTLHEQETLHPILAKLNQAVRDLKLPHKASPYGHLTLSLGAIVIDQRAWMDLDAAYCRVDEALYQAKSRGRDCYAMLEAPPVETGHVC; encoded by the coding sequence ATGCCAATCCGTACCAAAGCATCCCACGCATTCCCGATGAAGCTTCCGCTGGCGCAACGGCTGCGGCATCTCCTCGCCGCACGGCTCGTCGGCGTCCTCCTGGCCGTGCTGGTGGCCGTGCTTGCCGCCGGAATCCTGGTGACGACCGCCCGCGTCCGCCAGACCATGGCCGAAGGACGGCAGAAAGCGATCGCCGCCGGGCAGGCCCTTGTGAAGAACATCGACCACGAGCTGGACAGCCACGTCTACAACGTTATGGCCATGCGCAACGTCGCGGAGAGCTGCCTCTCCGGCTACCTGACCCGCCCCGGCAATCCGGCGGACCGGTTGCGCCGCCTTCCGGAGCGGGACGGGTACGCCGCGCTGCCCCCGGGGAAGGATGAGGACCGCCAGGCCCATGGCCGGATGGTGGGGCTGGGCCGGACGCCCGGCCCCGACGACCCCGTGGTCGAAGAAATGCGGATGGCCGAAGCCCTGGCCCCCCTCATGCGGGCCATTCGGGACAGAAGCCCCGACACGCCCTGGGTCTATTACACATCGGCCAATGCCTTCATGTACCTCTTCCCCTCCGAGGAGGCGGAAGAGTTCTACTTCACCCCCGACCTGCTCGAAATGGAGTTCCTGACCGGCGCGACGCCGCAGGCCAACCCGTCGCGCGCGACCTTCTGGACCAAACCCTACACGGACGTGGCGGGAAAAGGCCAGATGGCCACGGTAAGCGCGCCCATCTACCAGGGGGACAGCTTCCGTGGGAGCGTCAGCATCGACGTCTCCGTCAAGAATCTCCAGTACATCATGGACATGTACCCGCTGCCGGGCGTGAATGCCGTCCTGGTCAGCGATGACGGGCAGCAACTGGCGCGCCACACGTTTGCTAACATCCCGCACGGCGCCAAGGGGTATGAATTCCACAGCCTCCCGCTCAAGCTCGTCCCCTGGCGCATCGAACTCGCTGTCGACGAGAGAAGGCTGTTGCAGGATGCCCTGAAAGATCAGGCCGCGCTCATCATCGGAATGCTTCTGATTGCGTCCGTCCTGTTGTTTTCGGCGCTTCTGGCGCGCCATGCCAGGCGCGTCCGGGACATCTCCATCCATGACGGTCTGACAGGACTGTTCAACCGCAGGCATTTTGACGAGATCGCGTCCTATCACTTCGATGCGGCGCGGCGCGGCCTGGTGCGCATGGGCATGATCCTGGCTGATGTGGATTATTTCAAGAAATTCAACGACGCCTACGGGCACCAAAAGGGAGACAGGGCGTTGGCTGGAGTGGCCGAAGCCCTGGAAAATACGCTGCAAAGGGGCACGGACCTGGCCTTCCGCGTGGGCGGGGAGGAGTTCCTCATCCTCGTGACCCTGCACGAACAGGAGACCCTGCACCCGATCCTTGCCAAGTTGAACCAGGCGGTGCGCGATTTGAAGCTGCCGCACAAGGCCAGCCCCTACGGACACCTGACCCTCTCCCTGGGGGCGATCGTCATCGACCAGCGTGCGTGGATGGACTTGGACGCCGCCTACTGCCGCGTGGACGAGGCACTCTACCAGGCGAAATCCCGAGGCAGGGACTGCTACGCCATGCTGGAGGCGCCCCCCGTCGAAACAGGGCACGTCTGCTGA
- a CDS encoding response regulator, translating into MPYLLVDECERVLQTNTALLQMLQMEGSADECVGKRLAEVFYGDITHETVVSKSIQHGKVFKNIDVPVTGRRGARLSIIANVFPLYDLNDVCIGGMCIYIDRSQNKQIEEALLESQQRNLKLIQNMHSGVVVHAPDSSVLIANEHASKLLDLTVEQMMGKTAVDPAWCFMREDRTPMSVEEYPVSVVLSSLQPVRNMTLGIVSPNRSVPVWVLVDAFPEFDSSRRLEQVVVTFVDITERKLVEDEGRLNEARLLSLVSILQRPFSSAQDYLDFALAEAIKLTSSKIGYIYHYDEEKSHFILNTWSKDVMRECRVAKPLQCYELSKTGIWGEAVRQRRPIVVNDFGAQNPLKKGYPEGHVHLESFMTVPVFRDEKIVLVVGVGNKSSEYTSADVYQLTLMMDFVWKVLAQKESDRALQQSEEVLRAVIDQTPIGMHLYHRDDGGLVFFGANPAADEILGISHEKLKGKGFLEAFPGLIGTDIPERSMDVLETGVSWHTEQVVYEDAKAAGVFELLCFRLSSEKLAVMFMDVTSRKNAELEMLRAKEAAESASLAKSVFLANMSHEIRTPLNGILGMLQVLQGEVSDKDHLEYVDLAIKSSKRLARLLSDILDLSRVESGKMPTTNEQFELSQVKESVLELFQHEVASSRVRLSFDFADNVPMLLIGDEGKIRQILFNLVGNALKFTESGHVCVEAFTVPHLRDELVRVVFCVNDTGPGIPDDEIVKVFEPFAQVETTYIRKHQGAGLGLSIVRRLVSTLGGSICVDTEVGAGSTFYVSIPFRNTYHEALQTIHMASRPAGALSCEKRILFAEDDSVTRLVTKKLLEKAGYDVTLAVDGKDALEKLASKDFDLILMDIQMPEMDGLEATQHIRFKHRFELKRDIPIIAMTAYAMAGDKEKFLAAGMDDYISKPVECKELVGLIEKVMASRAMASQTTDID; encoded by the coding sequence ATGCCGTATCTGCTGGTGGATGAATGTGAACGCGTTTTGCAGACAAACACGGCGTTGCTTCAGATGCTCCAGATGGAAGGAAGCGCCGATGAATGTGTTGGGAAGAGGCTCGCGGAAGTCTTCTATGGAGACATAACGCATGAGACAGTCGTCAGCAAGAGTATCCAGCATGGTAAGGTTTTCAAGAACATTGATGTTCCTGTTACTGGCAGGCGCGGGGCAAGGTTGAGCATAATAGCCAATGTTTTCCCACTTTATGATCTCAACGATGTGTGCATCGGTGGGATGTGCATCTATATCGACCGCAGCCAGAACAAGCAGATAGAAGAGGCTCTGCTTGAGAGCCAGCAGAGAAACCTGAAGCTCATTCAGAACATGCACTCAGGAGTTGTCGTCCATGCTCCTGATTCAAGCGTGCTCATTGCCAATGAGCACGCGTCGAAGTTGCTGGACTTAACGGTCGAGCAGATGATGGGCAAGACTGCCGTCGATCCCGCATGGTGTTTCATGAGAGAGGACCGGACCCCGATGTCCGTCGAAGAATACCCCGTATCAGTGGTGTTGTCCTCCCTACAGCCCGTGCGCAATATGACGCTTGGCATTGTCAGCCCGAATCGAAGCGTGCCTGTATGGGTTTTGGTTGATGCATTCCCGGAGTTCGATTCTTCCCGGCGGCTTGAGCAGGTTGTGGTCACGTTTGTCGACATAACAGAGCGCAAACTCGTCGAGGATGAAGGTCGCCTCAATGAGGCGCGCCTCTTGAGTCTCGTAAGCATCTTGCAGCGCCCCTTCTCGTCCGCTCAGGATTACTTGGATTTTGCCTTGGCGGAGGCCATCAAGTTGACGAGCAGCAAGATCGGGTACATCTACCACTATGATGAGGAAAAGAGTCATTTTATTCTCAATACCTGGTCGAAGGATGTGATGCGGGAATGTCGCGTCGCGAAGCCGCTGCAATGTTATGAGTTGAGCAAAACGGGCATATGGGGCGAGGCCGTAAGGCAGCGCAGGCCAATTGTCGTCAATGATTTCGGCGCACAAAACCCGCTCAAGAAAGGGTATCCTGAGGGGCATGTGCATCTGGAGTCGTTCATGACGGTGCCGGTCTTCAGGGATGAAAAGATCGTCCTTGTTGTGGGTGTCGGCAACAAGTCGTCAGAGTATACCAGCGCGGATGTCTATCAATTGACGTTGATGATGGACTTCGTGTGGAAAGTTCTTGCCCAGAAAGAGTCTGACAGGGCGCTGCAACAAAGCGAGGAAGTGCTGAGAGCCGTCATCGATCAGACGCCTATCGGCATGCATCTCTATCATCGAGACGATGGCGGGCTGGTGTTCTTCGGCGCAAATCCCGCTGCAGATGAAATTTTAGGAATTTCTCATGAGAAGTTGAAGGGGAAAGGTTTCCTGGAAGCATTTCCCGGATTGATCGGGACGGACATCCCGGAGCGCTCCATGGATGTGCTGGAGACAGGGGTGAGCTGGCATACGGAGCAGGTGGTCTATGAAGATGCCAAGGCGGCAGGTGTTTTCGAACTGTTGTGCTTCCGCCTGTCCTCGGAAAAGCTCGCGGTCATGTTCATGGACGTCACCTCGCGAAAGAATGCCGAACTCGAGATGCTGCGCGCCAAAGAGGCCGCAGAATCGGCCAGCCTCGCCAAGTCGGTTTTTCTGGCGAACATGAGCCACGAAATCCGCACGCCCCTCAACGGCATCCTCGGCATGCTTCAGGTGTTGCAGGGGGAGGTGTCCGACAAGGACCACCTCGAGTATGTTGATTTGGCCATCAAGTCCTCGAAGCGTCTGGCTCGTCTTCTTTCGGACATACTTGACCTGTCGAGGGTCGAATCCGGGAAGATGCCGACGACCAATGAACAATTCGAGCTCTCCCAAGTCAAGGAATCCGTTCTGGAGCTTTTCCAGCACGAAGTGGCGAGCAGCAGGGTGAGGCTCTCCTTCGATTTCGCGGACAACGTTCCGATGCTGTTGATCGGTGACGAGGGAAAGATCCGCCAGATCTTGTTCAATCTGGTCGGCAATGCCCTGAAGTTCACGGAGTCTGGTCATGTTTGTGTCGAAGCGTTCACGGTCCCGCACTTGAGGGACGAGTTGGTGCGCGTCGTGTTCTGTGTGAACGACACGGGCCCCGGAATACCAGATGATGAAATCGTCAAGGTTTTTGAGCCGTTTGCGCAGGTCGAAACCACCTACATACGCAAGCATCAGGGGGCTGGGCTCGGCCTGTCGATCGTGCGCAGGCTTGTGAGCACCCTCGGAGGGTCCATCTGCGTCGACACCGAGGTGGGAGCGGGTTCAACCTTTTACGTGTCTATCCCCTTCAGGAACACGTACCATGAGGCCCTGCAAACGATTCACATGGCATCGAGGCCGGCCGGCGCCCTGTCTTGCGAGAAGCGAATCCTCTTTGCCGAGGATGACTCGGTGACCCGGCTGGTCACGAAAAAGTTGCTGGAAAAGGCGGGTTACGACGTGACGCTCGCCGTCGACGGCAAAGACGCCTTGGAAAAGCTGGCGTCCAAGGATTTCGATCTGATCCTGATGGACATCCAGATGCCCGAGATGGACGGACTTGAAGCGACCCAGCACATACGATTCAAACACCGCTTCGAATTGAAGCGGGATATTCCGATCATAGCCATGACCGCCTACGCGATGGCCGGCGACAAGGAGAAGTTCCTGGCGGCCGGGATGGACGACTACATTTCAAAGCCTGTCGAATGCAAGGAACTCGTGGGACTGATCGAGAAGGTGATGGCGTCGCGAGCCATGGCGTCCCAAACCACGGATATCGACTGA
- a CDS encoding glycerophosphodiester phosphodiesterase → MPSLTLFNDAPAIWAHRGGRSLAAENTLRALRMGRSAGARGCEIDVQLTRDAQVIVLHDLNLLRTTNAGAHPRFASGPPALPWLHTLEDIRALCADVFPRRTCTGSRHHKPWRELPDPCPEDVRVPTLAQALRLTRQLDMWLNVEIKDLARAAPPELAGRVVERVLEEVAAEGMEDRVIVSSFSATCVLRSKEAAPGVLAALLTPHGFRGDVERALRAVRADAWHPGHRGLERDAVRAALAAGYGVNPYTVNDAADMLRLAEWGVTGIVTDRPQDAPRFAARPKS, encoded by the coding sequence TTGCCATCCCTTACGCTTTTCAACGACGCGCCCGCGATCTGGGCGCACCGGGGCGGCCGCTCGCTGGCCGCCGAGAACACCCTGCGCGCCCTGCGCATGGGCCGCTCGGCCGGCGCGCGAGGCTGCGAGATCGACGTGCAGCTCACGCGCGACGCCCAGGTGATCGTCCTGCACGACCTGAACCTCCTGCGCACCACCAACGCGGGCGCGCACCCGCGCTTCGCCTCCGGCCCCCCGGCCCTGCCCTGGCTGCACACGCTCGAAGACATCCGCGCCCTCTGCGCCGACGTGTTCCCGCGCCGCACGTGCACGGGCTCGCGCCACCACAAGCCCTGGCGGGAGCTGCCCGACCCCTGCCCAGAGGACGTGCGCGTGCCCACGCTGGCCCAGGCCCTGCGCCTGACCCGCCAGCTGGACATGTGGCTCAACGTGGAGATCAAGGACTTGGCGCGCGCGGCCCCGCCGGAGCTGGCCGGGCGCGTGGTGGAGCGGGTGCTGGAGGAAGTGGCCGCCGAGGGCATGGAGGACCGGGTGATCGTCTCCTCCTTCAGCGCGACCTGCGTGCTGCGAAGCAAGGAGGCGGCCCCCGGGGTGCTGGCGGCGCTGCTCACCCCGCACGGCTTCCGGGGAGACGTTGAGCGCGCCCTGCGCGCGGTGAGGGCCGACGCCTGGCACCCTGGGCATCGCGGCCTGGAGCGGGACGCCGTGCGCGCCGCCCTGGCCGCGGGCTACGGGGTGAACCCCTACACCGTGAACGACGCCGCCGACATGCTCCGCCTGGCGGAATGGGGCGTAACGGGCATCGTCACGGACAGGCCCCAGGACGCTCCCCGTTTCGCGGCCCGGCCCAAGTCCTGA
- a CDS encoding DUF1254 domain-containing protein, translating to MTLFLPFNAGQAKENLLEAVALGVEAYVYGYPLVTMEMTRRVMTNVEKPQGTHAPMGQFVRMREYPTAEFRDVTAPNADTLYTTAWIDVGREPYVLTLPDAKDRYYLFPMLDGWTNVFQAPGKRTTGTGPQQYAITGPGWNGKLPDGVKEYKSPTNIVWLLGRIYCTGTPEDYETVHKLQDEIALVPLSSYGKPYTPPAGKVDPSLDMKLAVREQVNALSAHDYFNLLARLLKDNPPAPADKPMLAKMARLGIVPGQPFDGNRLSPLAREAFATVPKIGFERIMLWMKEGVLAGDMKLQNGWAFTTKTGDYGVNYIQRALITAIGLGANLPQDAVYPTSEGPNVLASYHGGKNYVMRFEKGQLPPAEGFWSLTMYDKDYFFVKNPLNRQSISARQNLKPNADGSVDLYIQHDNPGPDKESNWLPAPKDTFVLMLRLYWPSKANPSILDGSWVIPEVKEVN from the coding sequence ATGACCCTGTTTCTTCCCTTCAATGCGGGCCAGGCGAAAGAGAACCTTTTGGAGGCCGTCGCGCTCGGAGTGGAAGCTTACGTCTACGGCTACCCGCTCGTGACCATGGAAATGACCCGGCGCGTCATGACCAACGTGGAGAAGCCCCAGGGAACGCACGCCCCCATGGGGCAGTTCGTACGGATGCGCGAGTACCCCACGGCGGAGTTTCGCGACGTGACCGCGCCCAACGCCGACACGCTCTACACCACGGCGTGGATCGACGTGGGTCGCGAGCCCTACGTGCTCACGCTGCCGGACGCCAAGGACCGCTACTACCTCTTCCCCATGCTCGACGGCTGGACGAACGTTTTCCAGGCCCCCGGCAAGCGCACCACCGGCACGGGGCCGCAGCAATACGCCATCACCGGCCCCGGCTGGAACGGCAAGCTGCCCGACGGCGTGAAGGAGTACAAATCGCCCACCAACATCGTGTGGCTGCTCGGGCGCATTTACTGCACCGGCACCCCCGAGGACTACGAGACCGTGCACAAGCTGCAGGACGAGATCGCGCTCGTGCCGCTCAGCTCCTACGGCAAACCCTACACGCCCCCTGCCGGGAAGGTCGATCCTTCCCTGGACATGAAGCTTGCGGTGCGCGAACAGGTCAACGCGCTCAGCGCGCACGACTACTTCAACCTGCTGGCCAGGCTCCTGAAGGACAACCCGCCCGCCCCGGCCGACAAGCCCATGCTGGCCAAGATGGCCAGGCTGGGCATCGTGCCCGGACAGCCCTTCGACGGCAACAGGCTCAGCCCCCTGGCGCGCGAGGCGTTCGCCACGGTCCCGAAGATCGGCTTCGAACGGATCATGCTCTGGATGAAGGAAGGCGTCCTCGCGGGCGACATGAAACTCCAGAACGGCTGGGCCTTCACCACCAAGACCGGCGACTACGGCGTCAACTACATCCAGCGCGCCCTGATCACCGCCATCGGCCTGGGCGCGAACCTCCCCCAGGACGCGGTCTACCCGACCTCCGAAGGCCCCAACGTCCTCGCATCGTACCACGGCGGGAAGAACTACGTGATGCGCTTCGAGAAGGGCCAGCTCCCCCCGGCGGAGGGCTTCTGGTCGCTGACCATGTACGACAAGGACTACTTCTTCGTGAAAAACCCCCTCAACCGCCAGAGCATCAGCGCCAGGCAGAACCTGAAACCCAACGCCGACGGCTCCGTGGACCTCTACATCCAGCACGACAATCCCGGGCCGGACAAGGAATCCAACTGGCTTCCCGCGCCCAAGGACACCTTCGTCCTCATGCTGCGGCTCTACTGGCCGAGCAAGGCCAACCCCTCGATTCTCGACGGATCATGGGTCATTCCTGAGGTCAAAGAGGTGAACTGA
- a CDS encoding amino acid ABC transporter ATP-binding protein, which produces MTEHQEFIPPHLAQAPLAIDIRGLNKWYGRFHVLKDIHLRVRQGEKVVVCGPSGSGKSTLIRTVNRLEEHQEGDIVVNGEHLTNDVRQIERVRRETGMVFQQFNLFPHMTILDNVVCGPVHVRNMPRAKALELAMGYLERVGIAEQAAKFPGQLSGGQQQRVAIARALAMQPRIMLFDEPTSALDPEMIKEVLDVMRELAAQGMTMVCVTHEMGFAREAADTMVFMDKGQIVERAPVREFFTAPREERCRQFLDQVLNR; this is translated from the coding sequence ATGACCGAGCACCAAGAATTCATCCCCCCGCACCTGGCCCAGGCCCCCCTGGCCATCGACATCCGGGGCCTCAACAAGTGGTACGGCCGCTTCCACGTGCTCAAGGACATCCACCTGCGGGTGCGCCAGGGCGAGAAGGTGGTGGTGTGCGGCCCCTCGGGCTCGGGAAAGTCCACGCTCATCCGCACGGTGAACCGCCTGGAGGAGCACCAGGAGGGCGACATCGTGGTCAACGGCGAGCATCTCACCAACGACGTGCGACAGATCGAGCGCGTGCGCCGCGAGACGGGCATGGTGTTCCAGCAGTTCAACCTCTTCCCGCACATGACCATCCTGGACAACGTGGTCTGCGGCCCGGTGCACGTGCGCAACATGCCGCGCGCCAAGGCCCTGGAGCTGGCCATGGGCTACCTGGAGCGCGTGGGCATCGCCGAGCAGGCCGCCAAGTTCCCGGGACAGCTCTCGGGCGGCCAGCAGCAGCGCGTGGCCATCGCCCGCGCCCTGGCCATGCAGCCCCGGATCATGCTCTTCGACGAGCCCACCTCCGCCCTGGACCCGGAGATGATCAAGGAAGTGCTCGACGTGATGCGCGAACTGGCCGCCCAGGGCATGACCATGGTCTGCGTCACCCACGAGATGGGCTTCGCCCGCGAGGCCGCCGACACCATGGTGTTCATGGACAAGGGCCAGATCGTGGAGCGCGCCCCCGTGCGGGAGTTCTTCACCGCGCCCCGCGAGGAGCGCTGCCGCCAGTTCCTGGACCAGGTTCTCAACCGCTGA
- a CDS encoding bifunctional riboflavin kinase/FAD synthetase encodes MIVARTFDDLEGVLNGSCLTIGNFDGVHLAHQKLLARTRDRAKALNVVSLAVTFEPHPRSVLTGKNDPPRLTAPDVKLELIADTGIEACLVLPFTRAFASLEPEDFVRDCLVRDLGMRELIVGHDWAFGKGRRGDYETLSALGRSMGYLVERLDPVLHDGAVVSSTRVRDMLQAGDVWDAKPLLGRCHKVRGEVIHGADRGGKLLGFPTANVKSQDQLLPRSGVYAVWVSRAGQTWAGVANIGINPTFGGSQLSTEAHIFDYSGDLYGKTVDLHFVQRLRGERKFPGIEELKARIAEDIRLAKRILAEPEAAL; translated from the coding sequence ATGATCGTAGCCCGCACCTTCGACGACCTCGAAGGAGTCCTCAACGGCTCCTGCCTCACCATCGGCAATTTCGACGGCGTGCACCTGGCGCACCAGAAGCTCCTCGCGCGCACCCGCGACAGGGCCAAGGCCCTCAACGTGGTCAGCCTGGCCGTCACCTTCGAGCCGCACCCGCGCAGCGTGCTCACCGGCAAGAACGACCCGCCGCGCCTCACCGCGCCGGACGTGAAGCTGGAACTCATCGCCGACACGGGCATCGAGGCCTGCCTCGTGCTGCCCTTCACCCGCGCCTTCGCCTCCCTCGAGCCGGAGGACTTCGTGCGCGACTGCCTCGTGCGCGACCTGGGCATGCGCGAACTCATCGTCGGCCACGACTGGGCCTTCGGCAAAGGACGGCGCGGCGACTACGAAACCCTCTCCGCCCTGGGGCGCTCCATGGGCTACCTGGTGGAACGCCTGGACCCTGTGCTCCACGACGGCGCGGTGGTGAGCTCCACCCGCGTGCGCGACATGCTCCAGGCGGGCGACGTCTGGGACGCCAAGCCTCTGCTGGGCCGCTGCCACAAGGTGCGCGGCGAGGTGATCCACGGGGCCGACCGGGGCGGCAAGCTCCTGGGCTTCCCCACCGCCAACGTCAAAAGCCAGGACCAGCTCCTGCCCCGCTCGGGCGTCTACGCCGTGTGGGTCTCCCGGGCAGGGCAGACCTGGGCCGGGGTGGCCAACATCGGCATCAACCCCACCTTCGGCGGCAGCCAGCTGAGCACCGAGGCCCACATCTTCGACTACTCCGGCGACCTCTACGGCAAGACCGTGGACCTCCACTTCGTCCAGCGCCTGCGCGGCGAGCGCAAGTTCCCCGGCATCGAGGAACTCAAGGCCCGCATCGCCGAGGACATCCGCCTGGCCAAGCGCATCCTCGCCGAGCCCGAGGCCGCGCTCTAG